The following proteins come from a genomic window of Mycosarcoma maydis chromosome 22, whole genome shotgun sequence:
- a CDS encoding uncharacterized protein (related to phosphatidylinositol 3-phosphate 5-kinase), which translates to MITHTPRTEPTVSASPSTSRQSLNQPRSPITPNRYRAAPPINQSLPWTTSSRRSPVVERVEAESPSHSSTSNWQASIELSLTTRRRLIRKPLPQLPSPQINKADQAHDAEGQWVDSAALDAQFQKADSWWPEALPQKHTPASSSSSSQSNPSARTPISHDGHGLDEQSLRHLLTILHYAALRYDSKAASAYDDDTIRGNPVVSASGTYKKPSTSNTASSPTSSANNAEQGIYKLDEATLDSLYRALQTAFQHLSQKHLLGALQRTASIRWRAEAQLRNATAAQAVESNSGLSSRWARFAWPAAALGKAYKEAQRNVLPPLPGESAFSGLASPSHFQTTQDHYAALYADPDHRIRKRDVAVKILSNAVWFVRNYGPVAGVETLQEPHNGSDGKDPVDGLAPPPLSSSRRTSENLLKKNAGLPNFLPKSSATTAISGTATPDSSRSDVPRAPATPALPALEASSLPTSATPAIPTSVQDFTAVTASLFTQQLSRSPSVSTLDHVPSSTLPDNSQRSAPSSETATPSAPAPAPAPASADVNTGEKSKAMKHLASLSAAAGAAMRQKAQHAATTAAANGTKPEDSVDAVLAASAALRPQSSRPSLRSFASQAEAAETDALERAEREHLAKIGQGCDEWAKMVVCRLCASISVADAPDNKRRRRSGTITARDFNKVTATAQEADIGSSISTRSDMTAKAGTVDHVLPNNEAQKNADPHIEEQEIGSIAWKADLYDGDELFAHHCASSHDRRSSVSPHDEDERVRLVGGSFVCRVQTEEQKQTLVELLELALYVGMSMLLESSFLSDSDAARPKILKVPARTTSTIDAPQQGASLVHQPSPSRSNSQQSLDSRPRSVSGASSTLHTSNYAVSTRQADEPLHEADFAVAKFGPRKWTKSLWGKIGQLPLASAEPTANFFADRPSTSDGHATSTNAPRTSLTMQRYHTESVANGSPSTATRKALFKAGEEPKQSIAARKAALFANTPNHSAPSSPSAGRVATADPTVHSNNKAHGLVGRLMSAFTRPSSSDPSRVDTAVSDSEASVTSQASAAGGSQVILNDHDPTSRFRAPKILDRMTNFQKLRLQPKPRLAFPLESPSPAALSSSPELSMLLCYQYRMDPNQATFPTSAYLAAFHRLQLLRFLADQRRDHLTFASPSHGISASGDLLPFVGVQTLSSSSAWSAILLRGQQQPQHQPDERKGTRPVQLVSYELLSSSGSAPGLCREEVAFYQRLSNSRDVPLGQVIEELGIRACALEADGDVAAKAAHDSRVVSGKSHIGVTKDRSDAAAGQRINSAYDTPEQRLQFIHGCCRIKIVATVLPSRLYENQAEVLTQRDTDSDAEQNLQSATLSSPLLPTRSRESDVSAIAAASHTDKEAANTAFAVAETAVQVAESGTTRPLVDQRGSASASGIWMWNASAQSGWQSKAMPMSESTYLLSFARYLEAISYHPALRRAAGLEPASAKGYGGLITVQQQLRKGKNEDSRSIAEGPNLLRFFRSGRSLVKVQVQPLVLYDLHIEGPCLKTSGERRRERKQKQVQAEKRRFKQIAEQTRLEIQRFFASVKSNTSKLEDVVVSRDLDEAGKTIRRKSTAQQAETPGIFSNSSSAMMSEQVAEPLSLLTNLLSSLRSDEFELYEALQRTFFLDGINDVRKAFVDRAKSAKNRLTAWTKKHLSKKEQTDFETSPYDEPEYFDAGRRVFPGSCFIIRDDEPLSIIAYSLSSRDFRAEMGTLADRPQDTAGYMGSRNDEHVKQWRSAVMDGSEAKSNGSYLSTSTASTATAASMLLTDRSMRKVPLAQLDPDKDEVFYDAEPVRAVLKRKKRGRESSILSLTLRRVGSTISESQGAGYQAMTANGRPPSSAGSIKEPEDDDDDDSDDGDDDNMDEIRTDGRSSTTLSSTGGQDTTLNPQRTPLRRPSAAHLDRATPSPAWPGLHSPGSVSALRRTFELRSQSSFSSIPDRKSSIQLQRPGQSTGTSTISNASTDLTFQAQVLPISGRPASLASIFSSEKPDSTAADSRFSGVATRVHGTAASPGHPRSASKSRRPSSLVSDTSRDVDNVKLFSGTSPAAKNGRNTHRLGPQPASTGEGVANTDTQSFVSNSTLPGSQAAESPHIKHNLVHSSTKISCVSWFAEEFAALRERWGVEHDYVQSLSRCQPWIATGGKSKSAFFKTADERFIAKQLLTVWSIDEKEAFLEFAPAYIRYMMNSAINDCPTLLVKIAGVYSIKIKDIKTGETKLKMNVMLLENLWAGDGGKSIRFDLKGIRDRKVKLSAQQQQDLQQASTNAAVNGQPLVDVSGGAKGSTVQGSATTAMNSGVMSAALDESESSGTGAASAGGASSGGSQWSSSQTGEARAGTGEPKPASSSSSSSAVWWDSEWIERYRQRAFVPETQKELFLRALQNDTHFLTASNVMDYSLLLGVMERPIRQDDMYPSAAPDAAEAANADEAPERPSFRCRIVDFLGAFTLAKQLESSSKKALKGQEAKGNVTILPPGEYASRFLSAMDSYFIGTPCQPRMDAQYGFDGMCAEVAGGQAGAVQGGGSGSDAGVRRPRLASVL; encoded by the coding sequence ATGATCACACATACACCTCGGACGGAACCGACCGTATCGGCTTCTCCGTCCACAAGCCGTCAATCGCTCAACcagccaagatcgccgaTCACCCCAAATCGATatcgagcagctcctccCATCAACCAGTCGCTCCCATGGACAACCTCGTCTCGTCGCAGTCCCGTCGTCGAACGTGTAGAAGCAGAGTCACCTTCCCACAGCTCCACCTCCAACTGGCAGGCAAGCATCGAGCTgtcactcaccactcgtcGCCGTCTCATTCGAAAACCGTTACCTCAGCTCCCTTCGCCCCAGATCAACAAAGCGGATCAAGCACACGATGCAGAAGGCCAGTGGGTCGATTcagctgctctcgatgctcaGTTTCAAAAGGCAGACTCTTGGTGGCCAGAAGCGCTTCCCCAAAAGCACACTCCCGCTtcatcgtcctcttctAGCCAGTCCAACCCCTCTGCACGTACACCAATCTCCCATGATGGCCATGGACTAGACGAACAAAGCCTTAGACATCTCCTTACCATTCTTCACTATGCCGCACTCAGGTACGATTCAAAGGCTGCCTCTGCATATGATGATGATACCATTCGAGGTAATCCTGTCGTGTCAGCATCAGGCACTTACAAGAAACCGTCGACATCCAACACCGCCTCCTCACCGACTTCATCTGCCAACAACGCCGAGCAAGGCATTtacaagctcgacgaagcaaCCCTCGACAGTCTTTACCGAGCCTTGCAAACTGCCTTCCAACATCTCTCACAAAAGCATCTTCTCGGCGCACTGCAACGCACCGCTTCCATTCGGTGGCGCGCCGAGGCTCAACTACGTAATGCTacagcagctcaagcagtAGAGTCCAATAGTGGCCTCTCATCCAGGTGGGCTCGCTTTGCATGGCCTGCTGCCGCTTTGGGCAAGGCATACAAGGAGGCACAAAGGAACGTCCTGCCTCCACTCCCTGGCGAGAGCGCCTTTTCAGGTCTCGCTTCACCTTCTCATTTCCAGACTACCCAGGATCACTACGCTGCGCTCTACGCCGACCCAGACCATCGCATCCGTAAGAGGGATGTTGCAGTCAAGATTTTGAGCAACGCCGTCTGGTTCGTTCGTAACTATGGTCCCGTCGCAGGCGTCGAAACTCTCCAAGAGCCCCACAACGGCTCTGATGGCAAGGACCCCGTCGATGGACTTGCACCTCCTCCGCTGTCTTCCTCCAGGCGCACGTCCGAGAATCTCCTCAAAAAGAACGCCGGGCTCCCCAATTTCCTGCCCAAGTCGAGTGCCACCACCGCAATCAGCGGTACAGCCACGCCCGACAGCAGTCGATCCGACGTGCCCCGCGCGCCCGCCACGCCCGCTTTGCCCGCTCTGGAAGCGTCGTCATTGCCAACCTCTGCAACGCCAGCCATTCCGACATCCGTGCAAGATTTCACCGCCGTCACTGCATCTTTGTTCACCCAGCAACTATCCAGATCACCCTCAGTGTCTACCTTGGACCATGTACCCAGCTCTACTTTGCCTGACAACAGTCAGAGATCCGCACcttcgagcgagacagcGACACCttctgcacctgcacctgcacctgcgcCTGCCTCGGCCGACGTCAACACGGGCGAAAAGAGCAAAGCCATGAAGCACCTCGCTTCCCTGAGCGCTGCCGCTGGCGCCGCCATGCGACAAAAGGCACAACACGCAGCTACAACTGCCGCAGCAAATGGCACCAAACCAGAAGATTCGGTCGATGCAGTcctcgctgcttctgccgctTTGCGTCCTCAATCCAGCCGACCCAGTCTGCGCTCCTTTGCCAGCCAAGCtgaagcagccgagaccGATGCACTCGAGAGGGCCGAGCGCGAGCATCTGGCCAAGATTGGTCAAGGCTGCGATGAATGGGCCAAGATGGTTGTCTGTCGCCTATGCGCTTCCATCTCAGTCGCCGATGCCCCTGATAATAAGCGTCGTCGAAGGTCGGGAACCATTACCGCTAGAGATTTCAATAAAGTAACAGCCACTGCTCAAGAGGCTGACATAGGTTCCAGTATCTCGACAAGGTCTGATATGACGGCCAAAGCAGGCACAGTCGACCATGTCCTCCCGAATAATGAGGCTCAAAAAAATGCCGACCCCCACATTGAGGAGCAAGAGATTGGTTCAATTGCATGGAAGGCTGACCTCTATGACGGCGATGAGCTCTTTGCGCATCACTGCGCTTCGTCGCATGACCGCAGATCCAGTGTTTCGCCTCACGATGAAGATGAGCGTGTAAGGCTCGTCGGTGGTAGCTTCGTCTGTCGTGTCCAGACGGAAGAACAAAAGCAGACTCTggtcgagctgttggagctTGCCCTCTACGTCGGCATGTCGATGCTTCTTGAGTCCAGCTTCCTTAGCGATTCggatgcagctcgacccAAGATCCTCAAGGTGCCAGCGCGCACCACTTCGACAATTGATGCACCGCAGCAAGGCGCcagcctcgtccaccaGCCTTCCCCTTCTCGTTCAAACTCGCAACAGAGCCTGGATAGCCGTCCGCGGTCCGTCTCGGGCGCCAGCAGTACTTTGCACACCTCCAACTACGCAGTATCCACTCGCCAAGCAGACGAACCCCTGCATGAGGCCGATTTTGCTGTTGCTAAGTTTGGTCCCAGGAAATGGACCAAAAGCTTGTGGGGCAAGATCGGTCAGCTTCCGCTTGCATCTGCCGAGCCCACTGCAAATTTCTTCGCAGACAGGCCCAGCACCAGCGATGGTCATGCAACATCAACAAATGCTCCTCGAACTTCACTCACAATGCAACGTTACCACACGGAAAGCGTAGCAAATGGCTCGCCATCCACCGCGACCAGGAAAGCCCTCTTCAAAGCCGGCGAAGAGCCAAAGCAATCCATCGCCGCCAGAAAAGCGGCGCTGTTTGCCAATACGCCCAATCACTCTGCCCCCTCCTCACCGTCCGCGGGTCGCGTCGCGACTGCTGATCCAACAGTGCACTCGAACAACAAGGCACATGGTTTGGTTGGAAGACTGATGAGTGCCTTTACCAGGCCATCGTCCTCAGATCCCTCGCGAGTAGATACTGCTGTGTCTGATTCTGAGGCAAGCGTCACCTCCCAGGCTTCTGCCGCGGGCGGATCACAAGTGATACTCAATGACCACGATCCCACGTCGCGGTTTCGAGCACCGAAGATTTTGGACAGGATGACCAACTTTCAAAAACTTCGACTCCAGCCGAAACCAAGGCTCGCTTTTCCCCTTGAAAGCCCCAGCCCAGCAGCACTCTCCTCCTCCCCAGAGCTCTCGATGCTCCTCTGCTACCAATATCGTATGGATCCAAATCAGGCAACGTTCCCAACCTCTGCTTACCTGGCCGCCTTCCATCGTTTACAGttgttgcgcttcttggccgatCAACGTCGAGATCACCTGACATTTGCCTCTCCCTCGCACGGCATCTCCGCCTCGGGCGATCTGCTGCCCTTCGTCGGTGTGCAGACGCtgtcctcgtcttcggcaTGGAGTGCAATCTTGTTACGCGGACAGCAACAACCGCAACACCAACCCGACGAGCGCAAGGGCACTAGGCCAGTCCAGCTCGTGTCGTACGAGCTCCTCTCCAGCAGTGGCTCCGCTCCGGGCCTGTGTCGTGAAGAAGTTGCTTTCTATCAACGACTGAGCAATAGCCGAGACGTGCCTCTAGGTCAGGTCATCGAAGAGCTTGGCATCCGTGCCTGCGCACTTGAAGCAGACGGTGATGTTGCTGCAAAGGCTGCACACGACTCGCGCGTTGTCAGTGGGAAGAGTCACATCGGCGTGACCAAAGATCGTAGCGATGCTGCGGCGGGACAGCGGATCAACAGTGCCTACGATACGCCCGAACAGCGCTTGCAATTTATTCATGGATGCTGCCGTATCAAAATCGTTGCCACTGTGCTGCCATCAAGGCTCTACGAGAACCAAGCCGAGGTCCTGACGCAGCGTGATACGGATTCAGATGCTGAGCAGAATTTGCAAAGCGCAACGCTTTCTTCCCCATTGCTACCTACTAGGTCTCGAGAGTCTGACGTGTCTGCCATCGCCGCTGCCTCTCATACGGACAAGGAGGCAGCCAACACCGCATTTGCTGTTGCAGAGACGGCCGTACAAGTTGCAGAAAGCGGCACGACACGGCCACTGGTTGATCAACGTGGAAGTGCGAGCGCCAGCGGCATCTGGATGTGGAACGCCAGCGCCCAGAGTGGCTGGCAGAGCAAGGCAATGCCCATGTCCGAGTCTACTTATCTTCTCTCCTTTGCTCGTTACTTGGAAGCCATCTCGTACCATCCCGCTcttcgccgagctgctggatTGGAACCTGCAAGTGCCAAAGGTTATGGCGGCCTGATTACTGTACAGCAACAGCTTCGTAAAGGCAAGAACGAAGATAGCCGCAGCATTGCAGAGGGTCCCAatctgctgcgcttcttccGAAGCGGCCGTTCGCTGGTCAAGGTACAGGTGCAGCCTCTGGTCCTCTATGACCTTCACATAGAAGGACCTTGCCTCAAGACGAGTGGCGAACGTCGCCGCGAGAGAAAACAAAAGCAAGTGCAAGCGGAAAAACGCCGATTCAAGCAGATCGCTGAACAGACCAGACTCGAAATTCAACGCTTTTTCGCTTCCGTCAAGAGCAACACGTCCAAGCTGGAAGATGTGGTTGTCTCGCGCGATCTTGACGAAGCCGGTAAGACGATCCGCAGAAAGTCGACAGCCCAACAGGCAGAGACGCCGGGTATCTTTTCAAATTCGTCCAGCGCGATGATGTCAGAACAGGTTGCTGAGCCGCTGAGTCTGCTCACCAATCTACTCTCGTCGCTCCGTTCGGACGAGTTTGAGCTGTACGAAGCTCTGCAAAGGACCTTCTTCCTAGACGGCATCAATGACGTCCGAAAAGCTTTCGTTGACCGCGCCAAGTCGGCCAAAAACCGTCTTACCGCGTGGACCAAGAAGCATCTTAGCAAGAAGGAGCAGACTGACTTTGAGACCTCACCCTACGACGAGCCCGAATATTTCGATGCAGGGCGCCGCGTTTTTCCTGGAAGTTGCTTCATCATTCGCGACGACGAACCACTCTCCATCATCGCCTATTCACTCAGTTCGCGCGATTTCCGCGCCGAGATGGGGACACTCGCCGATCGGCCGCAAGACACCGCAGGGTACATGGGCAGCAGAAATGACGAACACGTGAAACAATGGCGCAGCGCTGTGATGGACGGTAGCGAAGCAAAAAGCAATGGCTCATACCTATCCACCTCTACCGCCAGCACTGCAACAGctgcgtcgatgctgctcacGGATAGGTCCATGCGCAAAGTGCcgcttgctcagctcgacccggacaaggacgaggtgTTTTATGATGCTGAACCCGTGCGCGCCGTGCTaaagcgcaagaagcgcggACGCGAATCATCAATCTTGTCACTGACGCTGAGACGCGTAggctccaccatctcggaaTCACAAGGCGCCGGTTATCAAGCCATGACCGCGAATGGAAGGCCTCCATCCTCAGCCGGCTCGATCAAGGAACctgaagacgatgacgacgatgataGCGATGAcggtgatgacgacaatATGGACGAGATCAGGACCGACGggcgcagctcgacaacCTTAAGCTCTACCGGCGGTCAGGACACCACCCTGAACCCGCAGCGAACGCCTTTGAGACGGCCCTCTGCAGCTCACCTGGATCGAGCAACGCCGTCACCAGCCTGGCCAGGTCTGCACAGTCCGGGCAGCGTCTCGGCGCTTCGACGCACTTTCGAGCTGCGTTCGCAGTCTTCCTTCTCGTCGATTCCGGACCGAAAGTCTTCGAtccagctgcagcggccTGGTCAGTCCACCGGCACAAGTACGATCAGCAATGCAAGCACGGACCTCACCTTCCAGGCACAAGTCTTGCCTATATCGGGCCGTCCCGCGTCACTCGCCAGCATCTTTTCGTCAGAGAAACCAGATTCGACGGCTGcagattcgcgattcagCGGCGTGGCAACTCGTGTTCATGGAACGGCTGCATCCCCGGGCCACCCTCGTTCGGCATCTAAGTCACGTCGACCATCCTCTTTGGTATCTGATACCTCGCGCGATGTGGACAATGTCAAACTGTTTTCTGGAACCTCTCCTGCGGCAAAAAACGGTCGCAATACTCATCGGTTGGGACCGCAACCCGCATCCACGGGCGAGGGCGTCGCAAATACGGATACTCAATCGTTCGTTTCTAACAGCACGCTACCAGGATCTCAAGCAGCCGAATCGCCACACATCAAGCACAATCTGGTGCACAGTAGCACCAAGATCTCTTGTGTCTCGTGGTTTGCCGAAGAATTTGCGGCGCTTCGCGAGCGCTGGGGAGTCGAGCACGACTACGTGCAAAGTCTATCGCGGTGCCAGCCATGGATCGCGACGGGCGGCAAGTCGAAGTCGGCGTTTTTCAAGACCGCCGATGAGCGATTCATTGCCAAGCAACTGCTCACTGTGTGGAGTAtcgacgagaaggaggcATTCCTCGAGTTTGCGCCCGCCTATATTCGCTACATGATGAACTCTGCTATCAACGATTGCCcgacgctgctcgtcaagatTGCAGGCGTATATAGCATCAAAATCAAGGACATAAAGACGGGCGAGACGAAGCTCAAGATGAACGTAATGCTGCTGGAGAATCTGTGGGCAGGTGACGGCGGCAAGTCGATCCGATTCGATCTCAAGGGGATCCGCGATCGCAAAGTCAAGCTCAGtgctcaacagcaacaggATCTGCAGCAGGCTTCGACCAACGCAGCGGTCAACGGACAGCCGCTCGTTGATGTTTCTGGTGGAGCAAAAGGTTCGACGGTCCAAGGATCGGCAACGACTGCTATGAATTCAGGTGTGATGTCGGCGGCGTTGGACGAGTCCGAAAGCTCCGGTACGGGCGCTGCGAGTGCAGGTGGGGCGTCTAGCGGTGGTAGCCAATGGAGCTCGAGTCAGACAGGAGAAGCTAGAGCAGGAACAGGGGAGCCCAAACCGGCATCTTCTTCATCGAGTTCGAGCGCCGTCTGGTGGGACAGTGAATGGATCGAGCGATACCGTCAGCGGGCATTTGTACCCGAGACGCAAAAGGAGCTCTTCCTGAGGGCACTGCAGAACGACACGCACTTCCTGACGGCCTCGAACGTTATGGACTATTCACTGCTCCTCGGAGTTATGGAACGACCTATTCGGCAGGACGACATGTATCCGTCGGCAGCGCCAGAcgcagccgaagcagccaaTGCGGATGAAGCACCGGAAAGACCCTCGTTTCGATGCAGGATCGTTGACTTCCTCGGTGCGTTCACcttggccaagcagctcgagtcTAGCTCGAAGAAGGCACTCAAGGGACAAGAGGCTAAAGGCAACGTGACGATCTTACCGCCGGGCGAGTATGCGAGTCGATTCTTGTCGGCCATGGACAGCTACTTTATCGGTACACCTTGTCAGCCTCGGATGGATGCTCAGTATGGGTTCGACGGGATGTGTGCAGAGGTGGCGGGTGGTCAAGCTGGGGCGGTTCAAGGCGGCGGTAGCGGTAGCGATGCTGGTGTAAGACGTCCTCGGCTTGCCTCAGTGTTGTAG